In one window of Spiroplasma corruscae DNA:
- a CDS encoding lipoprotein, whose protein sequence is MKKLISILATLSLTATLSTSVIACGNSETNDNGSNNVDPTPNETDTYDQVFTLFKKEVTDIINKNISIESKNWFQQEDESLTSKFKFFKQEKIASYFDNYQAGEVKNANLSDIFKKDQANATNYFNDLKFKVGFDKIKSEINALKSKTEYDILLNGVTDIITIENSLADSGESTSKISVLDTTTTETNNETKKGYIISSSANFNFSIHYNSSDNSAISNFDVKSSLDYTLTSYPGLAKFIMDQSSSIKWAYLKNVDTTGYIKGVDESNKLINSFSTIKENVNSMLSNDKTDIIKSLNDSLNASIGKDLAGFFKFENKKVENNNLPLYNIEELKEDNVWDYKINPTVSNYSWNNEQKGWSDSSFKNGEDLMKYIFIKDEKTNDSELNKYLLENLKKWSSEFIQSVETNEDLTSETDGYQNIKTNLNKLSAVKFIPLNNIQLSIGDTFKKDMDEFKLGYGEAIDINNNFSSLVETDNTFKAIRDNVKQGIVKFNEIFDMKFGENTTDNKQTLFTVKKENSFFWDFAKVSKKMSDLNNLFSLNLNNSDVISKRKLLLEGGNQNDYSLVINDKRIYTSPLLYREQLGLESPILTGINYYDVNIKFDYLNINFRTDFMYHQTGGYVPVIKNY, encoded by the coding sequence ATGAAAAAACTAATATCAATTTTAGCTACATTATCATTAACAGCAACTTTATCAACTAGTGTTATAGCATGTGGTAATAGTGAAACCAATGATAATGGATCAAATAATGTAGATCCAACACCAAATGAAACAGATACTTATGATCAAGTATTTACTTTATTTAAAAAAGAAGTTACTGATATTATCAATAAAAATATAAGTATTGAATCAAAAAATTGATTTCAACAAGAGGATGAAAGTTTAACAAGTAAATTTAAATTTTTTAAACAAGAAAAAATTGCAAGTTACTTTGATAATTATCAAGCTGGAGAGGTTAAAAACGCAAACTTGTCTGATATATTTAAAAAGGACCAAGCCAATGCCACTAATTACTTTAATGATTTAAAATTTAAAGTAGGTTTTGATAAAATTAAATCTGAAATAAATGCTTTAAAAAGTAAAACAGAGTATGATATTTTATTAAATGGTGTAACTGATATTATAACAATAGAAAACTCACTTGCTGATTCTGGTGAGAGTACCTCAAAAATATCAGTATTAGATACAACAACTACTGAAACAAATAATGAAACTAAAAAAGGTTATATCATAAGTTCAAGTGCTAACTTTAACTTTTCAATTCACTATAATTCAAGTGATAATTCAGCAATTTCAAACTTTGATGTTAAGTCATCATTAGATTATACACTTACGTCATATCCTGGTTTAGCTAAATTTATTATGGATCAGTCAAGTTCTATAAAATGAGCATACCTAAAAAATGTTGATACAACTGGTTATATAAAAGGTGTCGATGAGTCAAATAAATTAATTAATAGTTTTAGTACAATAAAAGAAAATGTAAATAGTATGTTAAGTAATGATAAAACTGACATAATTAAATCATTAAATGATTCATTAAACGCATCTATAGGTAAAGATTTAGCCGGTTTCTTTAAGTTTGAAAACAAAAAAGTTGAAAATAATAACTTACCATTGTATAATATCGAGGAACTAAAAGAAGATAATGTTTGAGATTATAAAATAAATCCTACAGTTTCTAATTATTCTTGAAATAATGAGCAAAAAGGATGAAGTGATAGTAGTTTTAAAAATGGTGAGGATTTAATGAAATATATATTTATAAAGGATGAAAAAACTAATGATTCAGAGTTAAATAAATATTTATTAGAAAACCTAAAAAAATGATCATCTGAATTCATCCAAAGTGTGGAGACTAATGAAGATTTAACTTCAGAAACAGATGGATATCAAAATATAAAAACAAATTTAAATAAACTATCAGCTGTTAAATTTATTCCGTTAAATAATATACAACTTTCTATCGGAGATACATTTAAAAAAGATATGGATGAATTTAAACTAGGTTATGGTGAAGCTATAGATATTAATAATAATTTCTCAAGTTTAGTTGAAACAGATAATACATTTAAAGCAATAAGAGATAATGTAAAACAAGGCATAGTTAAATTTAATGAAATATTTGATATGAAATTTGGGGAAAATACAACTGATAATAAACAAACACTTTTCACAGTTAAAAAAGAAAATAGTTTCTTTTGAGATTTTGCAAAAGTTTCAAAAAAAATGAGTGATTTAAATAATTTATTTTCATTAAATCTAAACAATAGTGATGTGATTTCGAAAAGAAAATTATTATTAGAAGGCGGTAATCAAAACGACTATTCATTAGTAATAAATGACAAACGAATTTATACTTCACCATTACTTTATCGAGAACAATTAGGATTAGAAAGTCCTATATTAACCGGTATTAATTATTATGATGTTAATATTAAGTTTGATTACTTGAATATCAATTTTAGAACAGATTTTATGTACCATCAGACTGGTGGTTATGTACCAGTTATTAAAAATTATTAA
- a CDS encoding LemA family protein, protein MDHNTINPNQEVGQRPKQNIFGVLFWIIICLTLIPLIIHVANLNALKRMKIKVNEAEAGIDVQLKRRRDTLIKLIDSVSESIKFEKEMQTTLTSMRTGGGVGQMMKNASQLNDIARKIQVQVENYANLKSNDLIGSLMKESTNIEENISASRRIYNSNVSQFNQSISSYPNNLAANQLKFVYLPFFEISSFDREDVKIKF, encoded by the coding sequence ATGGATCATAATACAATTAATCCAAATCAAGAAGTTGGTCAAAGACCTAAACAAAATATATTTGGAGTTTTATTTTGAATTATTATTTGCTTAACGCTAATTCCGTTAATAATTCATGTTGCTAATCTAAATGCACTTAAAAGAATGAAAATTAAAGTAAATGAAGCAGAAGCTGGTATTGATGTTCAATTAAAAAGAAGACGTGATACTTTGATAAAATTAATTGATTCAGTATCTGAAAGTATTAAATTTGAAAAAGAAATGCAAACAACATTAACAAGCATGCGTACAGGTGGTGGTGTTGGTCAAATGATGAAAAATGCATCACAATTAAATGACATAGCTAGAAAAATACAAGTTCAAGTAGAAAATTATGCCAATTTAAAATCTAATGATTTAATTGGTAGTCTAATGAAAGAATCAACAAATATTGAAGAAAATATATCAGCATCAAGAAGAATTTATAATTCTAATGTTAGTCAATTTAATCAATCTATTAGTAGTTATCCAAATAATTTAGCAGCTAATCAATTAAAGTTCGTTTATTTACCATTTTTTGAAATTAGTTCATTTGATAGAGAAGATGTTAAAATTAAGTTTTAG